In the genome of Pseudonocardia cypriaca, the window CCGGCAGGGCGAATCCGCCAATCCGGCGGGGCGAGGTCGTCGCGGTGGCGTACTCCGCCTGACCCTGCCCGCATGCTCGCCGACGTCTCAGTCGAGGCAGCCGGCGCCCGACTCACCGGGCCAGAACGCCGGACTCACCGGGTCCGGACGCAAGACTCGCGCGAGTCCGACGTTCCAGCACGGTGGGTCCGGCACCCCGCGCGGCAAGTCCGGCGTTGCGGCGGGTGAGTTGGACGTCGTGAGTCAGGCCGGTAGGGGGATGGTCGCGGTTGGGGCGTCGGCGCGGGTGGTGGCCAGCTCCTCGAACTCCTGGACCGCGTCGATCTCGGTGCCCATCGCGACGTTGGTGACCCGCTCGCAGATCACCTCGACCACCACCGGCACCCGGTGGACCGCCATGAGCTTCCTGGCCGTGGCGAAGGCGCCGGGCAGCTCACGCGGGTCGGTCACGCGAAGGGCCTTGCAGCCCAGGCCCTCGGCGACCGCGACGTGGTCGACGCCGTACTTGCCCAGCCCGGGCGCGTTGATGTTGTCGAAGCCCAGCTGCACGCAGTAGTCCATGTCGAACGCGCGCTGGGACTGCCGGATCAGCCCCAGGTAGGAGTTGTTCAGCACGAGGTGCAGGTAGGGCAGGTTGAACTGCGCCCCAACCGCCAGCTCCTCGATCATGAACTGGAAGTCGTAGTCGCCGGAGACGGCCACGACGAACGCGTCCGGGTCGGCCGCGCACACGCCGAGCGCGGCCGGGGCGGTCCAGCCGAGCGGGCCGGCCTGCCCCGCGTTGATCCAGTGCCGCGGCCGCTGGACGTGCAGGAACTGCGCGGCCGCGATCTGGGAGAGCCCGATCGTGGTGACGTAGCGGGTGTCCGGGCCGAACGCCCGGTTGCACTCCTCGTACACCCGCTGCGGCTTGATCGGCATGTCGTCGAAGTGGGTGCGCCGTTGCATCGCGCCCTTGCGGCCTGCGCACTCGCGCACCCAGGCGCCCCGGTCGGGATGCGCCCGCCCGCGGGCGGCGGCGAGCATCTCGCGCAGGAACGCCCCCGCATCCGACACCACGCCGTAGTCCGGCGCGAACACCCGGCCCACCTGCGTCGGCTCGATGTCGACGTGCACGAACGTGCGGCCCGCGCGGTAGACGCCGAGGCCGCCGGTGTGCCGGTTGGCCCACCGGTTCCCGATGCCGAGCACGACGTCGGACGCGAGCAGGGTGGCGTTGCCGTACCGGTGGGCCGTCTGCAGCCCGGCCATGCCCGCCATCAGCGGGTGGTCGTCCGGGATCGAGCCCCAGCCCATCAGCGTGGGCACGACCGGCACGTCGAGCAGCTCGGCCAGCTCCACCAGCTCCGCGCAGGCATCCGCACCGACGATCCCGCCGCCGGCGACGATGATCGGCCGCTCGGCCGCGTCGAGGAGGTCCAGGACCTTCTCGGCCTGCGCCCGCGTGGCGGCCGGCCGGTGCACCGGCAGCGGGGCGTAGGTGTCGACGTCGAAGGCGATCTCGGCCAGCTGGACGTCGAGCGGCAGGTCGATCAGCACCGGACCGGGCCGGCCGGAGCGCATCAGGTGGAAGGCCTGGGCGAACGCGCCCGGCACCTGCCCGGGCTCGCGCACCGTGACGGCCCACTTGGTGACCGGCGCGGCGATGGCCGCGATGTCGACGGCCTGGAAGTCCTCCTTGTGCAGCCGCGCCACCGGGGTCTGGCCGGTGATCGCGAGCATCGGCACGGAGTCGGCCGCCGCGGCGTAGAGGCCGGTGACCATGTCCGTGCCCGCCGGGCCGGACGTGCCGACGCAGACCCCGATGTTGCCGGCGGTCGTGCGCGTGTAGCCGTCGGCCATGTGCGCGGCGCCCTCGACGTGCCGGGCGAGCACGTGCTGGAGGGAGCCGTCCCGCCGGACGGCGTCGTAGAACGGGTTGATCGCCGCACCGGGCACCCCGAACAGGTGCGAGATCCCCTCGCGGCGCAGGATCGCGACGGCGGCGTCGACGGCGCGCATGCGTTCCATCAGGTGCCACCCCTCCCGGACAGCTTCTCGACGAGCAGCAGGAGCGCGCTGTGGTCGAGGTCGCCGTGGCCCATGGCGCGTAGCGCGCCGACCAGCTGGGCGACGTGCGCGCCGAGCGGGATCGTGACGCCGGCCTCGCGGGCGGCTGCGGTGACGATGCCCAGGTCCTTGTGGTGCAGGTCGATCCGGAAGCCGGGGGCGAACTCGCGCGCCCGCATACCGGCGGCCTTGCGCTGCAGCACGGTGCTGCCCGCGAGCCCGCCGCCGAGCACCTCGGTGGCGGCCTCGGTGTCGACGCCGTGCGCCTCCAGGAACACCAGTGCCTCGGCGAGCAGCTGGATGTTGCCGGCCACGATCAGCTGGTTGGCCGCCTTCACCGTCTGGCCCGCGCCGGCGGGGCCGACGTGCACGACGGTGCCACCCACGATGTCGAGGTACGGCCGTGCCGCCTCGACGTCCTCGGCAGAGCCGCCGACCATGATCGAGAGCGAGCCCTCCTTCGCGCCCGCCTCGCCGCCGCTCACGGGCGCGTCGACCACGCGGATGCCGCGCTCGTTCCCCGCCTCCGCGATGGCGCGGGCGACGTCGGGGCGGATCGTGGAGCAGTCGATGTGCAGGGTGCCGGGCTTCGCGGTGGCGTAGATGCCGTCGTCGCCGAGCGAGACGTCCTCAACGTCCGGGCTGTCCGGCACCATCGTGATCACGACCTCGGCGTCGCGCACGGCGTCGGCCACGCTGCCCGCGGCCCGCCCGCCCCGCTCCACGAGCGCGTCCACCGCGGGGCGGGAACGGTTGTAGCCCACCACGTCGTGGCCGGCGTCGATCAGGTGCCCGGCCATGGGAGCACCCATGATGCCGAGGCCGATGAAGGCGATCGTGCTCACTTCTCATCCTTCCGGAGCCAGTCGAAGGCGTGGTCACTGTCGGACGACGGCACGTACTCCAGCCCGATGAAGCCGGTGTAGCCGGCCGCGGTGAGGGCGGAGAGGTGCGCGTCGAAGGGGATCTCGCCGGTGCCGGGCTCGTGGCGGCCGGGCGCGTCGGCGATCTGGACGTGCCCGATCCGGGCGGTGTGGTCGCGGATCACCGCGGCGACGTCGTCGCCGTTCACGGTGAGGTGGTACAGGTCGGCCAGCAACGCGACGTTCGGCACGTTGAGCCGGTCGGCCACGGCCAGCGCGTCGGCTGCGGTGCGCAGCGGGTAGCGGTCGGCGCCGGAAAGCGGCTCCAGC includes:
- the gcl gene encoding glyoxylate carboligase — translated: MERMRAVDAAVAILRREGISHLFGVPGAAINPFYDAVRRDGSLQHVLARHVEGAAHMADGYTRTTAGNIGVCVGTSGPAGTDMVTGLYAAAADSVPMLAITGQTPVARLHKEDFQAVDIAAIAAPVTKWAVTVREPGQVPGAFAQAFHLMRSGRPGPVLIDLPLDVQLAEIAFDVDTYAPLPVHRPAATRAQAEKVLDLLDAAERPIIVAGGGIVGADACAELVELAELLDVPVVPTLMGWGSIPDDHPLMAGMAGLQTAHRYGNATLLASDVVLGIGNRWANRHTGGLGVYRAGRTFVHVDIEPTQVGRVFAPDYGVVSDAGAFLREMLAAARGRAHPDRGAWVRECAGRKGAMQRRTHFDDMPIKPQRVYEECNRAFGPDTRYVTTIGLSQIAAAQFLHVQRPRHWINAGQAGPLGWTAPAALGVCAADPDAFVVAVSGDYDFQFMIEELAVGAQFNLPYLHLVLNNSYLGLIRQSQRAFDMDYCVQLGFDNINAPGLGKYGVDHVAVAEGLGCKALRVTDPRELPGAFATARKLMAVHRVPVVVEVICERVTNVAMGTEIDAVQEFEELATTRADAPTATIPLPA
- a CDS encoding 2-hydroxy-3-oxopropionate reductase — its product is MSTIAFIGLGIMGAPMAGHLIDAGHDVVGYNRSRPAVDALVERGGRAAGSVADAVRDAEVVITMVPDSPDVEDVSLGDDGIYATAKPGTLHIDCSTIRPDVARAIAEAGNERGIRVVDAPVSGGEAGAKEGSLSIMVGGSAEDVEAARPYLDIVGGTVVHVGPAGAGQTVKAANQLIVAGNIQLLAEALVFLEAHGVDTEAATEVLGGGLAGSTVLQRKAAGMRAREFAPGFRIDLHHKDLGIVTAAAREAGVTIPLGAHVAQLVGALRAMGHGDLDHSALLLLVEKLSGRGGT